Within the Candidatus Effluviviaceae Genus I sp. genome, the region TTCCTCGGCGAACCGCGTGGACGGGATCTTCAGGAAGCGCCCGCCGGCGACCTTCCCCCCCGGCTTGACGAGGTCCTCGTCGATGATGAGCGTCCCGTCCTTCGTGATGGCCGACCCGTACTTGTCGTACGCCTCCTGCGACATGGCGACGACGATGTCCGGCAACGTGACGTACGGGTAGCGGACCGGCTCATCGTCAACGACGAGCTGCGCGCTGCACGCGCTTCCGCGCGCCTCGGGGCCGAAGCTCTGCGTGAGCGTCGCGTGCTTGCCGTTGTACAGCGCCGCGGTCCTGCCGATGATGTACCCGCACCGGATGACGCCCTGCCCGCCGAACCCGCAGATCCTGATCTCGTTCACCCGACGGCCCCCTCGTACGGAGCGTACTTCCCCCCGAAGACCTCGCCGTACCACGCGTTCAGGGACTCGAGGTAGGTCGGCCGCTCGCGGTCCACGAACTTCCCCACGACGATCTTGCTCTGGTAGTCGATGGCCAGCTCGCGCGTGTCCGCGCCGTGCCTGATCTCGCAGTGGTCGTGGTAGAAGCGCATGAGGTCGAGGCCCGTCCCGAGCCGGTTCTGCCGCGCGTACAGCGTGGAGCACGGGCTGATGACCTCGACGACCGAGAAGCCCGGCTTCAGGATGGCCTCGGCCATGGCGTTCGACAGCCTCCTGACGTCGAGCGCCGACCATCGGGCGACGTAGACCGCGCCGCACGACTCGGCGAGGTGCGGGATGTTGAACGGCTGCTCGTAGTTGCCGAACGGCATGGTCGCGGCCTTCGCGGTGATCGGGGTCGTCGGCGCCACCTGCCCGCCGGTCATCGCGTAGATGAAGTTGTTGACGCAGATGATCGTGATGTCCACGTTCCGCCGCGCCGCGTGGATGAAGTGGTTGCCGCCGATCGCGAAGAGGTCGCCGTCGCCGCTGATGACCACGACCTTGAGCTTCGGGTTCGCGAGATGGAGCCCGGTCGCGAACGGGATCGCGCGGCCGTGCGTCGTGTGGAACGAGTCCACCTTGATGTACCCAGCCACGCGTCCCGTGCAGCCGATGCCGGACACGACGGCCAGCTGGTCCAGGTCGAGACCGGCCCTCTCGATCGCGACCGCGAACGCGGTCACGGTCGTGCCGAGCCCGCAGGTCGGACACCAGATGTGCGGCATGCGGTCCATGCGGAGGAGCCCGTCCCTCGGATGCGTCGTGTCGGGAGCGACGCCCGCCTTCGTTGTCATCTCGCGCCCTCTCTGATCGCCTCGTAGATGCTCGTGGGATCGTGCACCCACCCGCCGCCGTGCGGCACGAGGATGGTGCGCGCCTGCCCGGCCGCGCACCGCTCGACCTCGTAGCACATCTGCCCGTAGTTGAGCTCCGGGACGACGAAGGCCTTCGCCGTCCGCGCCAGTTCCTTGATCCGCGTCTCGGGGAACGGCCACACGGTCACGAGCTTGAGGCTCCCCACCCTGAGCCCCTCGGCCCGCGCGCGCTCGATCGCCGGGACGGCCACGCGGCAGGAGATGCCGTACGACACGACCACGACGTCGGCGCCGTCGGTGGCCTCCTCCTCGAGTACGACGATGTCGTCCGCGCGCGAGCGGATCTTGTCCACGAGCCGGTGCACGCACTTCTCCTGGCACTCGGCGGACATGACCGGATAGCCGCGCTCGTCGTGCGTGAGGCCGGTCGTGTGGAAGCGGTGGCCGTCGCCGGCGCGCGCCATCCACGGGATCATGTCCTTGTCGGGCTCGTAGGGGCGGTAGGTCCCCTTCGCGCCGCGGTAGAGCTTGCGGGGAACG harbors:
- a CDS encoding 2-oxoacid:acceptor oxidoreductase family protein, translating into MNEIRICGFGGQGVIRCGYIIGRTAALYNGKHATLTQSFGPEARGSACSAQLVVDDEPVRYPYVTLPDIVVAMSQEAYDKYGSAITKDGTLIIDEDLVKPGGKVAGGRFLKIPSTRFAEELGERIVGNIVMLGFFTAVTDVITVDAARKALPSSVPTRLVDINCRAFERGWSYGAEVVGESPRGRQAGGRARGR
- a CDS encoding 2-oxoacid:ferredoxin oxidoreductase subunit beta, encoding MTTKAGVAPDTTHPRDGLLRMDRMPHIWCPTCGLGTTVTAFAVAIERAGLDLDQLAVVSGIGCTGRVAGYIKVDSFHTTHGRAIPFATGLHLANPKLKVVVISGDGDLFAIGGNHFIHAARRNVDITIICVNNFIYAMTGGQVAPTTPITAKAATMPFGNYEQPFNIPHLAESCGAVYVARWSALDVRRLSNAMAEAILKPGFSVVEVISPCSTLYARQNRLGTGLDLMRFYHDHCEIRHGADTRELAIDYQSKIVVGKFVDRERPTYLESLNAWYGEVFGGKYAPYEGAVG